A DNA window from Thiothrix subterranea contains the following coding sequences:
- the dsrK gene encoding sulfate reduction electron transfer complex DsrMKJOP subunit DsrK — protein sequence MADYEVPKLTGEGYCEVPAVRDDVMKGKGPYIAKPDFQTALHFPADFDAAGSLVPNWKERALDKMADLKGRYRSLQVFLDICVKCGACTDKCHYFIGTSDAKNMPVARQDLLRKVYRRYFTFAGKYFPKLVGATDLTEEVLADWYNYYHQCSQCRRCSVFCPYGIDTAEISMAAREILDHVGYGQKYCNEIIGKVFKIGNNLGLPGPALFDTVEGLEEDVEADTGIKVRFPLDEDGAEVLLVTPSADFFAEPHIDGLIGYAKVFHETGVTWTMSTIASEAGNFGMFIGSYETMRRVSLRVREAAIKHKVKRIVFGECGHAWRVAYSFLNTLAGPFDFLDQRYPIPQHILEFTWSHIQAGNLQIDKTENDDKVLTFHDSCNVARGSRMGDYPGGQFDIPRHVIRAVCNNFVDMPADTIHDATFCCGGGGGLLTDDLMEIRVKGIQPRAEALKHVTTHNGVTHMAAICAICKSQFTKVLPYYGFTMDQIVSVHQLVSNALVLQRQVSVQARPDEDGDED from the coding sequence GTGGCTGATTACGAAGTTCCAAAGTTGACGGGTGAAGGGTATTGCGAGGTTCCGGCAGTACGTGATGATGTAATGAAGGGCAAAGGCCCCTACATTGCGAAACCCGACTTTCAGACAGCATTGCATTTTCCGGCAGATTTCGACGCAGCAGGCTCGTTAGTTCCTAACTGGAAAGAACGCGCACTCGACAAAATGGCGGATTTGAAAGGCCGTTACCGTTCGCTGCAAGTGTTCTTGGATATTTGCGTCAAATGTGGCGCGTGTACTGACAAGTGCCATTACTTCATTGGCACGTCTGACGCGAAAAACATGCCTGTGGCACGCCAGGATTTGTTGCGCAAAGTTTATCGCCGTTACTTCACGTTTGCGGGTAAATATTTCCCCAAACTGGTCGGGGCAACCGACCTGACCGAAGAAGTATTGGCTGACTGGTATAACTATTATCACCAGTGTTCACAGTGCCGTCGTTGTTCCGTGTTCTGCCCTTATGGCATTGATACGGCTGAAATTTCAATGGCAGCACGTGAAATTCTTGACCACGTTGGTTACGGTCAAAAGTATTGCAACGAGATTATCGGTAAGGTCTTTAAGATCGGTAATAACCTCGGTTTGCCAGGCCCGGCACTGTTCGACACAGTGGAAGGTTTGGAAGAAGACGTTGAAGCAGATACTGGCATTAAAGTCCGCTTCCCGCTGGATGAAGACGGCGCGGAAGTGTTGTTGGTCACACCATCAGCGGACTTCTTTGCAGAACCGCATATCGACGGCTTGATTGGCTACGCGAAAGTGTTCCACGAAACTGGTGTGACCTGGACGATGAGTACTATCGCGTCAGAAGCGGGTAACTTCGGCATGTTCATCGGCTCTTATGAGACCATGCGCCGGGTTTCCTTGCGGGTTCGCGAGGCAGCCATCAAGCACAAGGTTAAGCGCATTGTATTTGGCGAATGTGGTCACGCATGGCGTGTGGCGTACAGCTTCCTGAATACCTTGGCAGGACCGTTTGATTTCTTGGATCAGCGTTACCCGATTCCACAGCACATTCTGGAATTCACGTGGAGTCATATCCAAGCCGGTAACTTGCAAATCGACAAGACCGAGAATGACGACAAAGTATTGACCTTCCACGACTCGTGCAACGTGGCGCGTGGTAGCCGGATGGGTGATTACCCCGGTGGTCAGTTCGACATTCCACGTCACGTTATCCGTGCGGTGTGTAACAACTTTGTGGACATGCCAGCCGATACCATTCATGACGCGACCTTCTGTTGCGGTGGTGGCGGTGGTTTGTTGACAGACGACTTGATGGAAATTCGCGTGAAAGGCATTCAGCCGCGTGCGGAAGCCCTCAAGCACGTCACTACCCACAACGGTGTGACGCACATGGCAGCGATTTGTGCGATTTGCAAATCACAGTTTACGAAAGTGCTGCCGTATTACGGTTTCACGATGGATCAAATTGTTAGTGTTCACCAGTTGGTGAGTAACGCGCTTGTCCTGCAACGGCAAGTGTCCGTGCAGGCACGTCCCGACGAAGACGGCGACGAAGACTAA
- the dsrB gene encoding dissimilatory-type sulfite reductase subunit beta has translation MAAPEMRDPIESGCPDGFQYMHPVMRRNFGLWAYHEDPRPGVLVHVSKTGEKVWTVRAGTQRILDVFTLRKLMDIGDTYGEGYVHFTIRSNIEFQVADGAKVEPLVKALEDAGFPVGGTRNSVTSLSHTQGWLHCDIPGTDASGVVKAMMDELLPEFKAWNMPNRVHITTSCCQINCGGQGDIAINVQHTKPPKINHALVGNVCERPTVVARCPVAAIRPAMVDGKPSLEVDEKKCICCGACYPPCPPMQINDHEATQLAVWIGGNHSNARGKPTFQRLVAAGIPNNPPRWPEATAIVKKILECYKAGAKDWERINEWVERIGWPRFFEVTGLPFTKYHIDNWRGARANLNSSTHIRF, from the coding sequence ATGGCCGCACCAGAAATGCGCGATCCTATTGAATCTGGATGCCCGGATGGTTTCCAGTACATGCACCCAGTTATGCGCCGTAACTTCGGCCTGTGGGCATATCACGAAGACCCACGCCCAGGCGTTTTGGTTCACGTTTCCAAAACTGGCGAAAAAGTTTGGACAGTTCGTGCCGGTACTCAACGTATCCTCGACGTGTTCACCCTGCGCAAGCTGATGGACATCGGCGATACTTATGGCGAAGGTTATGTTCACTTCACCATTCGTTCTAACATCGAATTCCAAGTAGCGGATGGCGCGAAAGTCGAACCACTGGTAAAAGCATTGGAAGATGCTGGTTTCCCAGTCGGTGGTACACGTAACTCGGTTACTTCACTGTCTCATACTCAAGGTTGGTTGCACTGCGACATTCCGGGTACTGACGCATCCGGCGTTGTGAAAGCGATGATGGATGAGTTGCTGCCTGAGTTTAAAGCATGGAACATGCCTAACCGCGTACATATCACCACTTCTTGCTGCCAGATCAACTGCGGCGGTCAAGGTGACATCGCGATCAACGTACAACATACCAAGCCACCCAAAATCAACCACGCGCTGGTTGGTAATGTGTGCGAGCGTCCAACAGTGGTAGCACGTTGCCCGGTAGCGGCGATTCGCCCTGCAATGGTTGACGGCAAGCCTTCCTTGGAAGTTGATGAGAAGAAGTGCATTTGCTGTGGTGCTTGCTACCCGCCATGCCCTCCAATGCAAATCAACGACCACGAAGCGACTCAGTTGGCTGTTTGGATCGGTGGTAATCACTCCAACGCACGTGGTAAGCCTACTTTCCAACGTTTGGTTGCAGCGGGTATCCCGAACAACCCACCACGTTGGCCTGAAGCGACTGCGATTGTTAAGAAGATTCTGGAATGCTACAAAGCTGGCGCGAAAGATTGGGAACGTATCAACGAGTGGGTTGAGCGTATCGGCTGGCCGCGTTTCTTTGAAGTGACTGGTTTGCCATTCACCAAGTATCACATCGACAACTGGCGTGGTGCGCGTGCGAACCTGAACTCTTCAACGCACATCCGCTTCTGA
- a CDS encoding respiratory nitrate reductase subunit gamma — MTFVSILYGLLFWAATLILIGGVAVKVRQYWNTPAPLKIPTTPAPVTQGGVVWRMFREVVFFQSLFRSNKTLWLFAFLFHISLWLVLIRHSRYFVDMNELLVFLQPFGRYAGFTMVLGLVGLWARRFLVDRVRYISAPSDHLMLALLVAIGVSGLMMSFVAHADVTQVKAFFGGMLTFGFFGDAGLPADPIVLLHLFLVALLMIIFPISKLMHAPGIFFSPTRNQVDNPREKRHVSGWALELERQGKTYLDELKK; from the coding sequence GTGACATTCGTAAGTATCCTTTACGGACTGTTGTTTTGGGCGGCAACGTTGATTTTGATTGGCGGTGTGGCTGTAAAAGTCCGTCAATACTGGAACACCCCAGCCCCATTGAAGATTCCGACCACACCCGCACCGGTTACGCAGGGCGGTGTTGTATGGCGTATGTTCCGTGAAGTGGTGTTTTTCCAGAGCTTGTTTCGTTCAAACAAAACCTTGTGGTTGTTTGCGTTCTTGTTTCACATTTCTTTATGGTTGGTCTTGATCCGCCATAGCCGTTACTTTGTGGATATGAACGAACTATTGGTGTTCTTACAGCCATTTGGTCGTTATGCAGGTTTCACGATGGTATTGGGTTTGGTTGGCTTGTGGGCGCGTCGTTTCCTCGTGGATCGCGTGCGTTACATTTCTGCGCCGTCTGATCATCTGATGTTGGCATTGTTGGTTGCGATTGGCGTGAGTGGTTTGATGATGAGCTTTGTTGCTCATGCGGATGTCACTCAAGTAAAAGCATTTTTTGGTGGTATGTTGACCTTTGGTTTCTTTGGTGATGCTGGTTTGCCAGCCGATCCGATTGTATTGTTACATTTGTTTTTGGTGGCATTGCTGATGATTATTTTCCCGATCAGTAAGTTAATGCACGCTCCGGGTATCTTTTTCAGCCCGACTCGTAACCAAGTGGATAACCCGCGTGAAAAACGCCATGTATCCGGCTGGGCATTGGAACTGGAACGTCAAGGTAAAACTTACCTCGACGAACTGAAGAAATAA
- the tusC gene encoding sulfurtransferase complex subunit TusC: MSTKNFLFVNRKAPYGTVYALEALEVVLISAAFEQNVSLAFIDDGVYQITKGQNSKATGMKNFSPTFRALGDYDITKLYVSTESLAERGLTVDDLMELTYEDADDDYAEKPSIILVNREEMAAMMAEQEVILSF, encoded by the coding sequence ATGTCTACAAAGAATTTTCTGTTTGTAAACCGCAAAGCTCCTTACGGCACGGTCTACGCACTGGAAGCCTTGGAAGTCGTATTGATTTCCGCTGCGTTTGAGCAAAATGTCAGTTTGGCATTCATCGACGACGGTGTTTACCAAATTACCAAAGGCCAAAACAGCAAAGCAACCGGCATGAAGAATTTCTCGCCGACTTTCCGTGCACTGGGTGACTACGACATTACCAAGTTGTATGTTTCCACCGAGTCTTTGGCAGAGCGTGGCCTGACGGTTGATGACCTGATGGAACTCACCTACGAAGACGCTGACGACGATTACGCTGAAAAGCCTTCCATTATTCTGGTCAACCGCGAGGAAATGGCTGCAATGATGGCAGAGCAAGAAGTGATTTTGAGCTTCTAA
- a CDS encoding TusE/DsrC/DsvC family sulfur relay protein, translating into MASINVGGKDIALDEEGYLENLNDWTPEVAEVLAKGEDVTLTSEHWEILNFLREYYEEYQIAPAVRVLTKAVGKRLGADKGNSKYLYSLFPYGPGKQACKYGGLPKPTGCV; encoded by the coding sequence ATGGCATCAATTAACGTTGGCGGCAAAGACATCGCGCTGGACGAAGAAGGCTATCTGGAAAACCTGAACGACTGGACTCCAGAAGTTGCAGAAGTTCTGGCTAAAGGCGAAGACGTAACCCTGACTTCTGAACACTGGGAAATCCTGAATTTCCTGCGTGAATACTACGAAGAGTATCAAATCGCTCCAGCGGTTCGCGTTCTGACTAAAGCAGTTGGTAAGCGTTTGGGTGCTGACAAAGGTAACTCTAAGTACCTGTACAGCTTGTTCCCATACGGCCCTGGCAAGCAAGCATGTAAATACGGCGGTCTGCCTAAGCCAACTGGTTGCGTGTGA
- the tusD gene encoding sulfurtransferase complex subunit TusD, whose protein sequence is MKYTIMVNEGPYQHQSADTALQFTRAALEKGHEIFRVFFYHDGVNNGTRLSVPPADDRLIQKSWSELAEKHGLDLVICIAAAQRRGLMDADEAKRQGLDANNIAPGFRISGLGQLVEGGIQSDRLVVFGD, encoded by the coding sequence ATGAAATACACAATTATGGTTAACGAAGGCCCGTATCAGCACCAGTCTGCTGATACTGCCTTGCAGTTCACCCGTGCCGCGCTGGAGAAGGGACACGAGATTTTCCGTGTTTTCTTCTACCATGACGGCGTAAATAACGGCACACGTCTGAGCGTTCCACCGGCTGACGACCGCCTGATCCAGAAATCTTGGTCAGAGTTGGCTGAAAAGCACGGTTTGGACTTGGTTATCTGTATTGCAGCGGCACAACGTCGCGGCTTGATGGATGCCGATGAAGCGAAACGTCAAGGTTTGGATGCTAACAACATTGCCCCCGGTTTCCGTATTTCGGGCTTGGGTCAGTTGGTTGAAGGCGGTATCCAGTCTGATCGTTTAGTCGTGTTTGGCGATTAA
- the dsrO gene encoding sulfate reduction electron transfer complex DsrMKJOP subunit DsrO — MNQNRVDEYRRNFMTTLGGVAAVAAVAPSFVLQTAHAAGEVAAKPVDQAVTNAKRWGMLIDVTKLTDGGAGMVAACKKEHGWGDEAHSADTQKAHWARVVKVTDKLTQNSFSLPVMCQHCENPPCVDVCPTGASMKRADGIVQVNKHICIGCRYCMMACPYKARSFVHEALQDQKPHSPRGMGTVESCNMCVHRIDEGKLPACVEAAPDAVIFGDLNDPNSAVSQAMKTIGGKQIRADLGLNTGVRYHGI; from the coding sequence ATGAATCAGAACCGTGTTGATGAATACCGTCGCAATTTTATGACAACCTTGGGTGGTGTTGCGGCAGTGGCTGCGGTTGCTCCCAGTTTTGTGTTGCAAACCGCACACGCCGCTGGCGAAGTCGCCGCGAAACCCGTTGATCAAGCTGTTACCAATGCCAAGCGTTGGGGCATGTTGATTGACGTGACCAAACTCACCGATGGCGGTGCAGGCATGGTGGCAGCGTGCAAAAAAGAACACGGTTGGGGCGACGAAGCCCATTCCGCTGACACCCAAAAAGCGCATTGGGCGCGGGTGGTGAAAGTTACGGATAAACTGACCCAAAACAGTTTCAGCTTGCCGGTCATGTGCCAGCATTGCGAAAATCCGCCGTGCGTCGATGTTTGCCCGACAGGTGCATCCATGAAACGCGCGGATGGCATTGTGCAAGTCAACAAGCACATCTGTATCGGTTGCCGTTATTGCATGATGGCTTGCCCGTACAAAGCGCGTAGCTTTGTGCATGAAGCCTTGCAAGATCAAAAGCCGCATTCCCCACGGGGCATGGGTACGGTGGAATCCTGCAATATGTGCGTTCACCGCATTGACGAAGGCAAGTTACCTGCGTGTGTGGAAGCCGCACCGGATGCTGTGATCTTCGGCGATTTGAATGACCCGAACAGCGCGGTCAGCCAAGCGATGAAAACTATCGGTGGCAAGCAAATCCGTGCTGATCTCGGTTTGAACACTGGCGTGCGTTACCACGGCATCTAA
- the tusB gene encoding sulfurtransferase complex subunit TusB, producing MSMLHIVNKSPFERVAFESCLAHANAGDSILMIEDAVVGAVDGSSFSGKIKAAMSDKTVYVLGADLAARGLEGKAMDGIVSVDYAGFVDLTANNDTTQSWL from the coding sequence ATGTCTATGTTACATATTGTCAACAAGTCCCCGTTTGAACGTGTGGCTTTTGAAAGCTGCTTGGCACATGCCAATGCAGGTGATTCGATCCTGATGATTGAAGATGCCGTGGTTGGTGCAGTCGATGGATCAAGCTTTTCTGGTAAGATAAAGGCTGCGATGTCTGATAAGACTGTGTATGTGTTAGGTGCAGACCTAGCGGCACGCGGTTTAGAAGGCAAAGCAATGGATGGGATTGTGAGCGTGGATTACGCAGGTTTTGTAGACCTGACGGCAAATAACGACACCACCCAAAGCTGGCTGTAA
- a CDS encoding NAD(P)-binding protein: MATAAHDSKLSGQGHTYRRYKDGDHEWGNMHDSIFVQDTSHKCPTYIHKTPPCQGSCPSGEDIRGWLQIVRGIEKPPVGMTMQEYAFRRSTNANPFPSMMGRVCPAPCQTGCNRNDVDDFVGINAVEQYIGDSAIAAGFKFEAPAELSGKKVAIVGGGPAGMAAAYQLRRMGHASTVFEQHPELGGMMRYGIPGYRVPRDKLGAEMQRIIDMGDITIKCNTTVGKDVTIETLESDFDAILWTVGCWNGRGLFVDKFAETPNCVSAVDFLEAYNKGTMKYTAPRVVCVGGGDTSIDVVSVSRRIGTLANYAENAEDAATGKLVHGEVGEKAAPAVTLTTLFPLDQMTAAEHEVQDALKEGVTILTEVMPTALVLDENGRAIGLKVVECVMKGNMPVAKEGGKETIIEADIIVSAIGQFGKLDGIEALNNGRNQINADALYQVPGKPGHFAAGDAVRPHLLTTAIGQASIASETINQYLRAEELKKRPKVDKHHFDLMEKLHEAGLDPAGYEDSRAEDMRGTDGAKYAVHNYDDRSKNVIVPSKDLFLGHFNTVARNLRTEDVPTAEEVLGHFAERMNPLAEADAVNEAKRCMSCGMCFECDNCVIYCPQTAVYRVPKKQATLGRYVATDYSKCIGCHICADVCPTGYIEMGLGE; the protein is encoded by the coding sequence ATGGCAACCGCAGCTCACGACAGCAAACTTTCAGGTCAAGGTCACACATACCGCCGTTATAAAGACGGGGATCATGAATGGGGTAATATGCACGACAGCATTTTCGTGCAAGATACTAGCCACAAGTGTCCTACCTACATTCACAAAACGCCGCCTTGCCAAGGTAGCTGCCCATCGGGTGAAGACATCCGTGGTTGGTTGCAAATCGTGCGCGGCATTGAAAAGCCACCCGTTGGCATGACCATGCAGGAATACGCTTTCCGCCGTTCCACCAATGCCAACCCGTTCCCGTCCATGATGGGTCGTGTTTGCCCAGCACCTTGCCAGACTGGTTGTAACCGTAACGACGTTGACGATTTCGTTGGTATCAACGCGGTTGAACAGTACATCGGTGACAGCGCGATTGCGGCGGGCTTCAAATTTGAAGCACCGGCTGAATTGAGCGGCAAGAAAGTCGCGATTGTTGGTGGTGGCCCTGCGGGTATGGCGGCTGCGTATCAGTTGCGTCGCATGGGTCATGCGTCTACCGTATTTGAACAGCACCCTGAATTGGGCGGCATGATGCGTTACGGTATTCCGGGCTATCGCGTACCACGCGACAAGCTGGGTGCAGAAATGCAACGCATCATCGACATGGGTGATATCACTATCAAGTGCAACACCACGGTCGGCAAAGATGTAACCATTGAAACATTGGAAAGCGATTTCGACGCAATCCTGTGGACGGTTGGTTGCTGGAACGGTCGTGGCCTGTTCGTAGACAAATTTGCGGAAACGCCAAACTGTGTGTCTGCGGTTGACTTCCTCGAAGCCTATAACAAAGGCACGATGAAATACACTGCACCTCGCGTGGTGTGCGTGGGTGGTGGTGATACCTCCATTGACGTGGTTTCTGTGTCACGTCGTATCGGCACACTGGCTAACTACGCTGAAAATGCGGAAGATGCTGCGACTGGCAAATTGGTTCACGGTGAAGTCGGTGAAAAAGCTGCTCCTGCCGTTACCCTGACCACCTTGTTCCCGCTGGATCAAATGACTGCTGCGGAACACGAAGTTCAGGACGCGCTGAAAGAAGGCGTAACTATCCTAACTGAAGTAATGCCAACAGCCTTGGTATTGGATGAAAATGGTCGTGCGATTGGTCTGAAAGTGGTCGAGTGCGTGATGAAAGGCAATATGCCTGTCGCAAAAGAAGGCGGCAAAGAAACCATCATTGAAGCCGACATCATTGTTTCTGCGATCGGTCAGTTCGGTAAGTTGGACGGTATCGAAGCCCTGAACAACGGCCGTAACCAGATTAATGCCGATGCGCTGTATCAAGTACCAGGTAAGCCTGGTCACTTCGCTGCGGGTGATGCGGTACGTCCGCACTTGCTGACAACGGCGATTGGTCAAGCGTCGATTGCGTCTGAAACCATCAATCAGTACTTGCGTGCGGAAGAGCTGAAAAAGCGTCCTAAAGTCGACAAGCACCACTTCGACCTGATGGAAAAACTGCACGAAGCCGGTTTAGATCCAGCAGGTTATGAAGACAGCCGTGCGGAAGATATGCGCGGTACTGACGGTGCGAAATATGCCGTCCACAACTACGACGACCGTTCCAAGAACGTGATCGTGCCTTCCAAAGATTTGTTCTTAGGGCATTTCAATACCGTAGCACGTAACCTGCGTACTGAAGACGTACCCACGGCTGAAGAAGTATTGGGTCACTTTGCAGAACGTATGAACCCACTGGCAGAAGCCGATGCGGTTAACGAAGCCAAGCGTTGCATGAGCTGCGGTATGTGCTTCGAGTGCGACAACTGCGTTATTTACTGCCCACAAACTGCCGTTTACCGCGTGCCTAAGAAACAGGCGACACTGGGTCGTTATGTTGCAACCGATTACTCCAAATGTATCGGCTGCCATATCTGCGCAGACGTTTGCCCAACTGGGTACATCGAAATGGGTCTGGGCGAATAA